Genomic DNA from Bemisia tabaci chromosome 2, PGI_BMITA_v3:
GAAACGCGGGGATCAGCTTCAAATCCATCCCTAGCGAAACCCTATGGTGACACAATCTTCCAACTAAAGTTTTAGCTTGAGTTCAAAACTCGTTGTGGCATTGCAAACATTGCACTCTTTACTATTGAAAATGTTATAATTTTGAAGTTGTTCGGTTAAAATATAGCattaatttatctttttttcattctcttcGGCACAAATTCATCACTTTAACATACTTGGGCCATATTTAGACTGTCGGTGAGACTATGATCTGGCAATCAATcatgatacagcgttgcaatgTTTATACAAGGTGTCCTAGACAACCCTCTCCAGGCTTGGCGGCCGCCAAAGCAAGTTTGCCGGcagaggttgccaaattccttctaATAAACTATTATTTTCTAGGAAAGCTAGGAAAACAGGTTGACAAAATTACCCAGAATATTTTCTAAAACTTTAACTAAGAGCTCACAAGTTgttctcgaagaaaatttggcaacacttgagtGTTCATAGGACGTTTCCCGTAACGCTACAGTATTGATATCCGAGAAGAGGACAGTTATATCGGGAATGACGccctgatgcaactattcgtgctctatggacatccgtgttgcatgcgaacaattgaaggcgctccggtcaTGCTAGTCCAGTGCTCACGGCTTACGGCTACGGCGACACGATGCCACAACTCAGTGTGTCCATTGGAATATGGAATTTTGTATCGTGATATGAGGAAATGGTGCGAAAATGTCATTTCCCTTCTTTCTACTTAGTTTTTATTGGAAAATTCAATCTCGCCACATATACTTATGAAAATTATTACATTTCACCGTATTGATACCATGTTAATcccatatttggaccgcgttaagcagaaaggaaccaagccacggcAGATATTGCTaaaattaactgggcaattaatttCTTATAAGAGAATGTTTgagcgaattcctttgaaaattttaaggaatttgcttcgcaacATTTaagcgaattcctttgaaaattttaaggaatttacttcgtaacgtttgagcggattcctttgaaaattttaaggaatcagcttcgcactatgcagaaaatttattgaacttTGTACATAAATCCACAaaacctttttcatgtaaaaaattaaattgcccggttaaatttggcgaaagctgatgcggcttggttcctttctgctgaacgatGTCCACATATACCATGTTGGCATCACCTTGCTATCATGTTCTACTCACCAACACGGTCATTCCCAGCATGGCGTTCCCTTAAAATTCCGATTTGGGTGAGATACCACTATTTGAACACTCCAGGATgggtgaggtatcacgccgcatttgaacgcgttttcaaaacagccaagttccgatatccggataaccgttttgcatagttcatattattttgtttcatttctaaccacttgtttatttttaatcctcgtataaaaacctctcatttgctaaatacaattctagctggaacgcacttcagctatgcattcaccactgcaaaaatgtcaaaagaaatcgacaagcccagtagcgtgcatggaggctatttacactttaatcttccgtcgtatttctaaggcgcaatgatacaactatttgaactctccagaatgcgtgaggtatcacgccgtatttgaaggcgttttcaaaacagccaagttccaatatccggattatcgttttgcatagtttatattcttttgttttattccgtaccacttgtttatttataatcctcgaATACAAATTTCCCATTTGCAATATACAATTCTAACTGAAGCGCACTTCTGGAAGGAAAGTGGGGTCATTTTCGGCTGCAGCGTCAATAAGTTAGTGGGGTTATCTCCACTTGTtgcctgagaaaaaatattttccctcctttctgACGCAAAACAATCGGATTAGTATTACATGCGTTACATGGGCGGAAAGTAGCACTTGTCCGGAATAACCTCGATATTAGGATCagaatgaaaacgttaatagcCATGCAATACACGGTTTGCCATGTAattttagctgctgaatccgaaaatgaccttagttTTCCTCCACcatgcacagattttccgggaaagctcgattcttaaagaaaatcctgatttttccggggaaaatcgaCCTGACCTAGCataacggaggtcattttcggactcagcgctaaaaattttactggaacAATCGCATTTTAACCCGCGTTGGTCAGTGTTACTTTAGGTCTCTGGTCACTACCAAAAAAGCGTAGTTCATAAAGAGTGTATTTATATTGGAACGTTAAGGGAGGGGGATGGGGGGCTTAAGGTGGAGGATAGGGTGCATTTTCGGTTATGTATTGCCTATTTATGAATACTATCAATTAGAACTCTCCGTGAGacctgagaaaatttgccaaaattgatgaaaaaacgctaaaattagccaaattttgcaattttgagggTCCATCGGGACCTCTAAATGTTGACCAAATGCAAAACTGTTCTacaacgtttgtttttacaCTATTAGAAACGTTTTGGCGGAGTCCCTTgtttatttcaaaattcatcatttttaatttctcgtataagccgcaccctagtgAACATCTTTTGCACCAACAGGTTCATtagttcgtcaccttccaggcaaagtatagcaagcgccatgcgacgtttaaaaatttccgccgccattttatttttttacagagaaattgttcaacgaagctgtccgaaaatttcactgaattttctttgtgctgccgataaaatttagtgaaacttccaaacagattcaaccaacaatttctctgtaaagaaataaaatggcggcggaaatttttaaacgtcgcatggcgcttgtgatactttgcctggaaggtgacgagttATGATCTTTGATTTTGATCATTGATTCAACGGTTCATCTTTTGCTTCTTTTCAGGTGACGGCCGATCGGTTCACGATGCGAGCAGCGGGAAGGTAGGGGAGCCTGCGGAGAGGGGGACGGGGGCAAAACTGAGGGACACAATCGCGACGGAGCAGCGCTTCTTCCCGTCCTTCTCACCGATATTCTCGTCGCCGCCGCTGGGACACTCCCGCCCGCAGGCCTTCCACCAGGAGCCGACCTTCCGCCAGCCAGAATACACCCTCCGGGATCTGCCCTTCGCCTACTCCGCCTCTGCCTCCGCCGCTGAGACCGACAACAATGTCCTCGGCTCAGGTAACTCATAGTCCACACTAGTTTCCTCTAGTTTCCTTCACAAATTGCTCAACTTCAAgaataaaaatgattaaaaattggaatcgGATTTTTTAACCCTCTGGACGTTGTCTTAAGGAAGTGAGGGTATAGGGGGAGGTGGGACCCCATGCTcccctcacactgaaaaaaaattctcggtgtttttaccaaggtccgttggtacctttaccatttcactttttccccccaattattggtaattctCCCAAGACAgacaggtaagcttacctaaaaaccgatatttttactgtttttttcaggtaagaataccacttttattggtaatcaattcccagtaactttgccattttatctcggttattctaccacagtcgataaagaatattggcgtttttaccaaggtccagtaaaattaccgagaaagttcgataattttaccgagatttctcggtaaaattaccaattccataaattgtaattttaccaagaaaaaactgggatcaaatagaaccctgaattctcggtaattttaccctcttCTTAGTATatacaccaagattttttttttcagtgcataccCCTTCTAATGCATCCCTAACACAGGTCTGCATccccttgaagaagaagaacacTCGGTTGAACCtcaccgggggaggggggtctaaaaatccgaaattcagcGTCATATTTTATGAGCCCCATCGTTCTTTCAGCATGAGTAAATTCAagggagctcttgcatgtgtgagagatttgcgatttcTGAGTAGTTACTTTTGCTCACGTATgcaatttcgcgagaaacataatggtgccactggttatcTTTGAAACAAAccccaaaactttaaaaaaaaagctctaaaagttgaggccgtgatggaagggatatcccactctaccccgcgagtccacctctatatcaagacaaactcttcatgcaaagataaggagtaAATACATAAACAGGGTTGTCgtgctttcagttttggagtccccgcAAACAAAAGtggcaactctgctaatgtatttgttccctatctttgcacggagagtttgacttgatatagagggggactctcaggatagcgtagggtACCCCCTctattacggcctcaactttgatagctatttttgagctttggagttgattaagacgtatttctgccaaacggaaccagagacaagtGGGAAAAAGGGgcgtgctcgttagtcgagggctgtaagaatgaatgggaagtatatccctggtaaaaattggcgataggagctgcgtttcaaaataccataggagttcttatagccgactgaagaaggcgataaaaaatcatgtagctggctgtagaaagtggaaaaaatcatacggccgggctacacgaagcgataaaaaattatacagccgggctatagttcctatcgccgggctttacactttatcgcctggctgttggttttttgccatcggctataaaaggctataagaaattgtgtagaaatgcatgtgctttgtaaatccttaagtttgtacggaatcaccttaatatttacaaaacgcacattatattttcctttactacctacatattttttttcatcaattaaaatgagaataatccatacatatacagagtgtgcaaacatttcaaagtcatgagttgaaaaacgctgactccacgagattaaatattagagcctaactcaaagcggagcggcggcgcactggcgcctacaaacctaacagggatacttcacgcattgcgcaatgcgtgaagtatccctgttgggtttgtaggcgccaatgcgcgttccgcgctggctgcccgagTGCCCGCCctccgcgccgcagcgtaccacggcgcttgaagcaactatttcacaccagaggtattgcacagtatcacacgaaattgaaggcgctccaacatattaggaatggcactatggcaggcatccttcaaaagtacggagctttcctcgcaaaataaatcaagacactacggcccaaaaagagagcggtagtcaaaaaactcactaagtcctagcatccgtaattagtaacgtttagcatacactttatcgtcaagctgttacttaatcgccatcggctataaacggctataagaaattgtgttgccggctatagaagctattggaaatcttacagccggctgtaggtccatggtattttggaacacagattctaccgccaatttttaccagggtaaagcgccagtgacgtcagcggcaacgaaccCGTTTCCGTCGTTGCTCTTGGTTGGCATTGACTCATAACTCATAAGCCATGTACACGACGCTACTTTGCCATACTCACGGCTCATGAGTGACGCATTCAATtgtcacatagttccgtttgacagaatggaaaatcccgcttttccatttctccaaaaggaatcacgccaactttaacattgtttcttatgcagctttctggAGCTTACCCTAACTTTCCCTTTCGTctatagttccatttggcagaaatacgtccatttgagacAAAGGCGATGGCACCATCGCGTTCCTTGCGAAATATTACGTAGAAATGCGCTATTGCACCCTCCattgagtacatagagtcgtaatgtaattgggagagctggcgccacttttaagcattttccagatcccgaattccgagactcctgtgtgacgctgggtcactttttcgatacataatcgattgtttgcgatacacgggtacccggccatccgatgtaaacaaagaagataggaagcACCaagtattccacaccgccattttggatcgaaaatgtatcgaaaaagcgacccgaactcggcgcacaccgggctcgggattcgtcgagcagaacatggcgccagctctcccatttacattacgactctatgtactctatggaattcgtacttaccttgtctagtggtccattgcaccCTCTGACGTCTGATATGGTGGATGTTTCAGGTAACTTCGGGGTGATCCGCGGCGGGACGTACTACACGGAGGACCGGGACCGGGAGCGCGAGGAGGCGGAGTACTCGGTGGACCAGGACCTGTTCCCGTTCTACTCGGGCAACAACGGGCACGGGCGCCCCTCGCTCTACTCCTCCAACCCGCCGGCCAACTTCCGCCACGGGCCCCCTAACTCCGGCGCCGACTTCTTCGCCAACTTCCGCGACTTCGCCGACATCACCGCCCCGACCAAGTCCTCCTACTCCGAGTACTACGTCGTCTACGTCAACCAGAACTCCACCAAGGACGAGAGCAGCCACGCTCCGCTCCTCCCGCCCGGCGCCGCCGTCCCCAAGAACATCATCGAGCAGCTCAACACCATGGACGAGACCCCGACCAAGGTCTCCAAGGTGAAGCAGAAGCTCTTCGCGCACCAGCAGCAGGAGGCCAAGAAGGACCAGGCCAACAAGAGCAAACTCCACAGGCCTCCCAAAGAGACTAACGAGCCTCTCCTAGCGCTCAGCTAAAATCAGCGCattctccagtggcgtggcgtgctttgcgatatatcgattgttatgccgtttaaacctatgggaaaggatcgataaacacgatgttcgcagcgaacaccttaataatcgattctttaccataggtttaaatggcataacaatcgatacatcgcaattcacgccacgccactggcattCTCGCATGCACGCCACGTCGCCCCACGCTTCGGCCCAGCATGCTCCACCTACGACGCTGTCAACAATTACTTCCCTCGATATTTGAGCCGATGCACTCTCTCATTGCCACGTCTCCCGTGTTTCCACGATTGTTCTTCCGTCAGAAAAATCTTACCCAGTTCCGTCGAATCCCGTCTACTTTATGAGAGTTAAAACCagagacgagagaccctccactggcctcttggcgacaggtggaagcttttactttcggggattccacacttccttatggacaattataagggagcgaCAGTcgtcactcttttttcggctgtttaCCTACCTGCATggcggatgatgagcttcgggtgacgtcatgagccaagcAAGTTctccaaacttcggcttgttcaCAAAACGAAACTACCAACACGTtgataaacatcaaccatgaaggtaagtcaacagtttaatgttgaagtcccgagagtaaaagcttccaccatagccaaGACACGAATGGAGGTTCTCTTGTATCTGGTTAAAACCCACTCTGATGCCTAGTGGAAGTGAGTCAGTCTGACTGGGTTGACTGTTTCAAAGAGCATCCCAGTCTGACGTCCATTGAGCGCTCTGACAGCACCAAACCATGTCTGACACGTCAAACCGAGTTATGTCGAAGTCATGCagagtcattttttttcataaaccaTCTGACCCGGTCCGATTCGAGTCGATGTCAGGTTGACGCCACTCTGACCTTAGACCTTTTTCAGTGTGGTCAGGCATATCAATCTAACCGACACGACACCAACAGTAAGCAAAGAGCATGACAGAAATCAGACTGGCTTATAAAAAGCGAATTTCCGTctgatttcatttttacttgGGTACTTTAAAGTATTCTTTCCGGGTGATCTAAAAATTACAacgaaatttttcagatatgaCGTGACATAGGGAAAGTGGAGTGTGTATCGATTTAAAGTGCTGAGCGGATGTTAATTTGGAATCAGTGTGTCGCGGTGAGAAGATGGGCTCGCAAAAAGAGGTCTCACATACTTACGTAAGTAACGTGGGTTTTAGTCCCCACCTCCCTCCCCTTGTTATGAACCGAGATtagacctccccccccccccccccaggcaATGAGACACGTAACGATGAAAGGATCTGGTTTTCAGTTCCTATGATCTTCCTCCTCAATCAAAAGATTTGTTGAAGTTGTCCTAAAAAATTGCCGCTTCGCTGAAGTTCATGGGCGGGTGACGAAGAGGGCGCGGGGAAGGaggggaaatttcaaaaaaaggtgATCTCTTTCAATTATCGATGAGGAAAGAGAAAGGAGTCTTTGTCAACAACTCATCGGAACGCAAACGATGACGCATGCTAAGGGACATCTGAATGCGACTATTCGTTTTTCGTGTCTGTATGTGTTGCATACCCTAAGACACGAAGGCGCCTTGATGCCGTGCCATGAAGGCGTCCGGATGCAACTAAACGTGCTCCATGGCTGTTGGTCTCGCAtatcaaaaaaaatgaaggcgccttACTATCCCTAACGGCGCGCTGGCAACCTACCCAGCGGACGAGCTGCTGTGATGATAGACGAATGACTTTAACTGATGATACCTACTTATTGCCAAGTTTTAACTTGCCATTTTCTAATCTATTTTTATGAATAGAATGTTTtaattgttatttatttattgtgtcaaaaaaacaacagaaaagaTGCATCACGGTAATATGTTCAATTAAATGTGATTGCTGAAATACTTTGTGcataaaatctttaaaatgagcATACTTACTTACTTATGTATACCTGCAAGTCTCTCATAACTATTCATCACTCTGTCAAATATTCATGTAACATTTATCCTCGAATCGATTGTATTCTGATATGACCATAAGATGAATTACCTATCAACATTTTCTGGTAGAGAAATCGACTTTAATGTCGAATTAAGTAGGTAAAGCCCTCAAAATTGACTTTGATTATCTACTCGTATGTTTCAATGTATGTATATTGTGTCGAGGTTTTTGAGTTTAGGGGTGCATCAACCCATCGATGTGAGGCTGAGTGCATGATGTTTTGGTGTTCTCGAATGTTTGTTAATGCATGGTTTGTACCTTTGTGTGCTGACAATATTTGTTTACTTAGGTACATTACCTACATCTTTACAAGAAGTTGTTCTTGCATCTTTTCAACCCTTTACATAAAAGGAATCTTCATTTGCAGTGAATATTTCAAGAACATTTTCACCTCAAAATGTTCACAGCTTATCAGTACTACGAGTAAAATGATAATTAGTGAATGATTAGGTAACACAGGTAcctatacatatttttttcggaTTATTTTGTGGCTTTCCTTCTGCTCGCAAGattgaatgaaattaattattttcatgttttacAAGAGCATCATTTAAGTAAATTGTTGTGATCTTATTAATTTTACACACCAAGAATAAAGATGTAAATAAttggttcaaaaaaatttttgagagaTGCAATTcgtaaatgattttttttttttttttccaaatctgtATTATATATGAAACTTGTTTTGTTAAATTGAGAAATATATTTGTCAATAAACTCATAAAATCATTATTTATggtctttttgttttttttttacttggagAGGGAGTGAAAACATATCTTTTAGACCTCCCATCTTAAATGATCAGATGACAGAATTCGGAATTACATATTTTGATAAACTATTTACctatttaaatttctgaaattatttttgccTGACCTCGCTGGGCGAGCAATCTAAAAGCTCTTCTTTATTTATGATTCTTTTTTCttacatttcctttttttcttatgtttcttttttctttatcggGTTGCACTTGTATTATGGCACTTGCATTTCTTTTTTGCCCAATGTGATTTTTCTTTGGTTGTCAAACTTAAACCACTATAGCCATTTTGGCTGAATCAGCAATCATCAGGTGAATTACAAAGTAAAACGTAGAACGAAAATAAAAACGATAACAGAAGTTAAAACATTAGTACACTATTTTCGGCGGCGCAACGCAAAACTGGCAAGTGAGATATTGGATCAGCTGGTCATATAGCTGCTATATCATATTTGTCATATTCAATTGCCGATAAGAAATGTGATACTGAATGcaacattttataaaattacGTTTTTCATGCCTTATAAAGTTACCTACTCACTGCTGATTAAAGTTATTTCCTTTTCTCGACTTCTGCTGGTTCTGGACCCAtaaaaattttgaccaaaaaaacgGGTCAACCAGATAATTAGATCAAATTAAAGATACTAACTCAAAATTAGACaaatatttcttaattttttttttttgggggggggggggcggagtgAGGGCAGGGGAAGGGATTCATAAATACATGCATACTTTTATCAGcagttttgaaatttccactGGAAACTTAGTATGTTTATGAAAgggaaatgaattaaaattaaaaagagaatacTTCAAAATTATACTTTATATATTGTAAAGATTTAATAACATGCCATATACTCATAACATTAAATTAACAATTAGATCAGtattcattaaaaaagaaacaaccatataaaaaatagaaaaaaattgcttgagACTTTTGTACTTTTTATGATACATAAAACTTACTTCAATACAATAATTATTCAGCATGGGTATTCAATGACTTGATCACTATCAAATGAAGTTTTGATAATTCTGAAGGAGTCTTTTCTCCGTTTCTTTTAAAGTCTTAAAGAAAATCACATTTCTTGGACTGTTGAAtgattccttaaaaatttatgCGTATCTTCtacaaaagtaaagaaaatgcAACATCCCGAtggcaaaaatcggaaaatccatttttctgttgaagacaTTGTAAGTCTCCGctaatgttttatttctttgtaTGGAAAATTAACCCAAAGTTTCCAttacaattttctgtgaattttcttcactttcttccacaaatatcaaacaaaattgcaagaaaacattctgtttaattttcctcaaagaaaATCAAGTAtaattggagatttttaaatgttgcattTGGGATACATATTCTTCGTCTTTAACCATCGATCTGCTTCATCTTGTCTTTGCAGAATGTTTTTTCAGGATTAATGACTCAAATTGAATCATAGGAAGTTTAGACATCATTTAAATGATATTTCAGGCACATTGTTACAAAATAATGACCTAAAACACAATAATTAACTTCTGAGcataagtaaaaatatttatatttgtgCTACGTTGGTGGAACCAGGACCAAAGTACTAGCATCAGTAGCATCATATTGGTGACAAAACTGGATTAAAACTGACCTCTGTCAACCTTTGCCacacgccttgccactggaaAAATTTTAACACATCTAAACTAGAAATCAATTTATGTGGAACTGATGAACCACTTCCATCAAAGGAGAAAATTGGGTTGTATGCCAACCTAACTTGCTTTTCTGGAACTGGGCtgatatttttataattttccgaACCTACAAAAGATAGACTTTCAGACCAGTTTACTTCAAAA
This window encodes:
- the LOC109039659 gene encoding uncharacterized protein, which gives rise to MLQLGSVLCQLFVQLLAFGYFVSQGDGRSVHDASSGKVGEPAERGTGAKLRDTIATEQRFFPSFSPIFSSPPLGHSRPQAFHQEPTFRQPEYTLRDLPFAYSASASAAETDNNVLGSGNFGVIRGGTYYTEDRDREREEAEYSVDQDLFPFYSGNNGHGRPSLYSSNPPANFRHGPPNSGADFFANFRDFADITAPTKSSYSEYYVVYVNQNSTKDESSHAPLLPPGAAVPKNIIEQLNTMDETPTKVSKVKQKLFAHQQQEAKKDQANKSKLHRPPKETNEPLLALS